A section of the Arabiibacter massiliensis genome encodes:
- a CDS encoding transcriptional repressor → MATATADKHDRAATRNTIQRALVLEAVRSLHNHPTSADVYEVVREKHPNISRATVYRNLGVLASRGEVLRVEVPNGADRYDFLNKPHYHAKCRVCGGVFDIDMPYQDDILAKVSDAHGFAIEEHEIIFNGVCADCAARS, encoded by the coding sequence ATGGCTACGGCGACTGCGGACAAGCACGACCGCGCGGCGACGCGCAACACCATCCAGAGGGCCCTCGTGCTGGAGGCGGTGCGGTCGCTGCACAACCATCCCACCTCGGCCGACGTGTACGAGGTGGTGCGCGAGAAGCACCCGAACATCTCGCGGGCCACGGTGTACCGCAATCTCGGCGTGCTGGCCAGCCGCGGCGAGGTGCTGCGCGTGGAGGTGCCCAACGGCGCCGACCGCTACGACTTCCTCAACAAGCCGCACTACCACGCGAAGTGCCGGGTGTGCGGCGGCGTGTTCGACATCGACATGCCCTATCAGGACGATATCCTCGCGAAGGTGTCCGACGCGCACGGGTTCGCCATCGAGGAGCACGAGATCATCTTCAACGGCGTCTGCGCCGACTGCGCCGCCCGCTCGTAG
- a CDS encoding FAD-dependent oxidoreductase produces MENYTRRSFLKGIAVAGTSMAALTAFGCSSQETSEVSQAAANQGVFLPEKWDEEHDVVIVGAGGAGCAAAYGAAKEGADVLVIDSQGSNNFTSTAICGGYTYFVCSGLQEEQGIEDSIDLFVKDTMAYGESCKEDVLRVFAERSPDYYRLVTDELGLAWTGTVNLSPGCSVPRTLICDPAQHQQLIFKAAQDAGAAFMFDTTGSRLFVDGAGVVVGVLAGDSKGGELALRAKKAVVLATGGVTQSPEFLEECMPGASAIPAHSCAGHTALMHDAAMQVGCQLYGRPWIYATEAKYPGYTSMAQYAELYIYGAVEVNVEGERYIDESLYWCNERTRALLSQPTDPVDGICSWEIIDQTAYDAAVEAGPPIGLQDSTIELLVSADTFEELGEKIGAPALAATMARYNEDIARTGKDELFGRETVLGVGTDPVRPLDAPPFYAFKNAPHFDYDPATSFYVDTECRALNSFDEPVEGLYMVGEIMLRTVVGNHYQYGLATGAGGTLGLYCGQLVAGLESRE; encoded by the coding sequence ATGGAAAACTATACGAGACGAAGCTTCCTCAAGGGCATCGCGGTTGCGGGAACCTCGATGGCGGCTTTGACTGCGTTCGGCTGCTCTTCGCAAGAGACATCCGAGGTATCGCAGGCGGCTGCGAACCAAGGCGTGTTCCTTCCCGAGAAGTGGGACGAGGAGCACGATGTCGTCATCGTGGGAGCAGGGGGCGCCGGATGCGCCGCAGCCTACGGGGCGGCGAAAGAGGGGGCCGATGTGCTCGTCATCGATAGCCAAGGGAGCAACAATTTCACTTCGACCGCCATTTGCGGCGGCTACACGTATTTCGTATGCAGCGGGCTGCAAGAAGAACAAGGGATCGAGGACTCTATCGACCTGTTCGTGAAAGACACGATGGCATACGGCGAGAGTTGCAAGGAGGATGTGTTGCGCGTTTTCGCCGAGAGGAGTCCCGACTACTATCGCCTCGTTACCGACGAGCTTGGCCTCGCATGGACAGGTACTGTGAACCTTTCCCCGGGCTGCAGCGTTCCCCGCACGCTTATCTGCGACCCGGCTCAGCATCAGCAGCTCATCTTCAAAGCGGCCCAGGATGCGGGCGCGGCATTCATGTTCGACACGACGGGTTCCCGGCTGTTCGTCGATGGAGCCGGCGTGGTCGTGGGCGTGCTGGCCGGTGATTCGAAAGGGGGAGAGCTCGCTCTCCGGGCGAAGAAGGCGGTTGTCCTCGCCACCGGCGGTGTAACTCAGTCCCCCGAGTTCCTTGAGGAGTGCATGCCGGGAGCAAGCGCGATTCCCGCGCATTCGTGTGCTGGTCATACGGCCCTCATGCACGATGCGGCTATGCAGGTGGGATGCCAGCTGTACGGCCGTCCCTGGATTTACGCCACCGAGGCGAAGTATCCCGGGTACACGTCAATGGCCCAATACGCCGAGCTTTATATCTACGGTGCCGTCGAGGTAAACGTCGAGGGAGAGCGCTACATCGATGAGTCGTTGTACTGGTGCAACGAGCGCACGCGTGCCTTGCTCTCTCAGCCCACCGACCCCGTGGATGGGATATGCAGCTGGGAAATCATCGATCAGACGGCTTATGATGCCGCCGTTGAGGCAGGCCCTCCTATCGGGCTCCAAGATTCCACTATCGAGCTTCTCGTTTCAGCCGACACCTTCGAAGAGCTTGGCGAGAAGATAGGAGCTCCCGCTCTCGCAGCGACGATGGCCCGTTACAACGAGGATATTGCGAGAACCGGCAAGGATGAGCTGTTCGGTCGCGAGACGGTATTGGGCGTCGGCACCGACCCGGTCCGGCCGCTCGATGCTCCTCCGTTCTATGCGTTCAAGAACGCTCCGCACTTCGATTACGATCCCGCTACTTCGTTCTATGTCGATACCGAGTGCCGTGCGCTCAACTCGTTCGACGAACCTGTTGAGGGCCTGTACATGGTGGGCGAGATCATGTTGCGTACTGTGGTCGGGAACCACTATCAGTATGGGTTGGCAACGGGTGCGGGCGGAACCTTGGGTCTGTACTGCGGTCAGCTTGTCGCCGGGCTGGAGAGCAGAGAATAA
- a CDS encoding P-II family nitrogen regulator, producing the protein MKKITAIVRPEKLEPLKEALFAAKVNGMTISQVQGCGSQHGWKEYYRGTEVMLNMIPKVKFELVVDDAQVQPLVDLIRATARTGEVGDGKIFIFPVDEVVRIRTGETGDTAV; encoded by the coding sequence ATGAAGAAGATCACCGCCATCGTGCGGCCGGAGAAGCTGGAACCGCTGAAAGAAGCGCTCTTCGCCGCGAAGGTGAACGGCATGACCATCAGCCAGGTGCAGGGTTGCGGCAGCCAGCACGGCTGGAAGGAGTACTACCGCGGCACCGAGGTCATGCTCAACATGATCCCCAAGGTGAAGTTCGAGCTGGTGGTGGACGACGCGCAGGTTCAGCCGCTGGTCGACCTCATCCGCGCCACGGCCCGCACGGGCGAAGTGGGCGACGGCAAGATATTCATCTTCCCGGTCGACGAGGTGGTGCGCATCCGCACCGGCGAGACGGGGGATACCGCCGTGTAG
- a CDS encoding ammonium transporter → MFDAGSTGFMIICAMLVLLMTPGLAFFYGGLSRRKNVVNTMIMSFAVLGIVGITWVVCGWSFAYGGDGSIPFFGGFDQIGLQGLVANITSEAPEALSHDTYPAMADVVFQLAFCMITTAIITGAVAGRVKFGAVCAFVAIWTIVVYPPLAHMVWGGEGSLVGDMIGALDFAGGDVVHISSGLTGLILCLIAGKRKGFGMMSYRPHNVPFVALGATLLWFGWFGFNAGSEFAADGVAALALTNTVVASGAALVCWMIIERAKVGKPTLVGACSGLVAGLVVITPAAGFVEPWAAVVMGFIVSPICYFAISFLKKKLGYDDALDAFGVHAVGGVTGGILTGLFCVPELSWTDFGGLFYTGDPTLLGAQVLGILVTIVFVGVLDVIIGFIIKLVFKGSLRVSEADEAQGLDVAAHGESAYPAYVGLD, encoded by the coding sequence ATGTTTGACGCAGGTTCGACGGGCTTCATGATTATATGCGCGATGCTCGTCCTTCTGATGACGCCAGGTCTGGCGTTCTTCTACGGAGGGCTCAGCCGCCGCAAGAACGTGGTGAACACCATGATCATGTCGTTCGCGGTGCTGGGCATCGTAGGCATCACGTGGGTCGTCTGCGGATGGTCGTTCGCATACGGCGGCGACGGGTCCATTCCGTTCTTCGGAGGCTTCGACCAGATTGGACTCCAAGGGCTCGTGGCCAACATCACGAGCGAGGCTCCCGAAGCGCTGAGCCACGACACGTACCCCGCGATGGCCGATGTGGTGTTCCAGCTGGCGTTCTGCATGATCACCACGGCTATCATCACGGGCGCGGTGGCTGGGCGCGTCAAGTTCGGCGCCGTGTGCGCGTTCGTGGCCATCTGGACCATCGTGGTGTACCCGCCGCTGGCCCACATGGTGTGGGGCGGCGAGGGCAGCCTGGTGGGCGACATGATCGGTGCGCTCGACTTCGCCGGTGGCGACGTGGTGCACATCTCGTCCGGCCTCACGGGCCTCATCCTGTGCCTCATCGCGGGCAAGCGCAAGGGCTTCGGCATGATGAGCTACCGTCCGCACAACGTGCCGTTCGTGGCGCTGGGCGCGACGCTTCTGTGGTTCGGCTGGTTCGGCTTCAACGCGGGCTCCGAGTTCGCGGCTGACGGCGTGGCGGCGCTCGCCCTCACGAACACCGTGGTGGCCTCGGGCGCGGCGCTGGTGTGCTGGATGATCATCGAGCGCGCGAAGGTGGGCAAGCCCACGCTGGTGGGCGCCTGCTCCGGTTTGGTGGCGGGCCTCGTGGTCATCACCCCGGCCGCCGGCTTCGTGGAGCCGTGGGCTGCGGTGGTCATGGGCTTCATCGTGTCGCCCATCTGCTACTTCGCCATCTCGTTCCTCAAGAAGAAGCTCGGTTACGACGACGCTCTGGACGCCTTCGGCGTCCACGCGGTCGGCGGCGTGACGGGCGGCATCCTGACCGGCCTGTTCTGCGTGCCGGAGCTCTCCTGGACCGACTTCGGCGGCCTATTCTACACCGGCGACCCCACGCTTCTGGGCGCGCAGGTGCTCGGCATCCTGGTGACGATCGTGTTCGTGGGCGTGCTGGACGTGATCATCGGCTTCATCATCAAGCTGGTGTTCAAGGGCAGCCTGCGCGTGAGCGAGGCCGACGAGGCGCAGGGCCTCGACGTGGCCGCCCACGGCGAGAGCGCGTATCCGGCCTACGTGGGCCTGGACTAA
- a CDS encoding GNAT family N-acetyltransferase, which yields MGIAFISVETADDRARLAALADEIWHEYWPALIGKAQTDYMVERFQSLPAIERDMAEHGYEYWFLRDEEDERLAGYTGGRVEAETNRFFISKIYLRAEERGRGFASQTIAFYEDLCRERGLSAMYLTVNKHNDLAIRAYRGKGFQTIDAVETDIGDGFIMDDYIMEKKVVVRNNDQYDHGQK from the coding sequence ATGGGCATCGCATTCATCTCCGTCGAGACCGCCGACGACCGCGCGCGCCTCGCCGCGCTGGCCGACGAGATCTGGCACGAGTACTGGCCGGCGCTGATCGGCAAGGCGCAGACCGACTACATGGTCGAGCGCTTCCAAAGCCTGCCCGCCATCGAGCGCGACATGGCCGAGCACGGCTACGAGTACTGGTTCTTGCGCGACGAGGAGGACGAGCGCCTCGCAGGCTACACGGGCGGGCGCGTCGAAGCCGAGACGAACCGCTTCTTCATCTCGAAGATCTACCTGCGCGCCGAGGAGCGCGGGCGCGGCTTCGCCTCGCAGACGATCGCGTTCTACGAGGACCTGTGCCGCGAGCGCGGCCTCTCGGCGATGTACCTCACGGTGAACAAGCACAACGACCTGGCCATACGAGCTTACCGGGGCAAGGGCTTTCAAACCATAGACGCCGTGGAGACCGACATCGGCGACGGCTTCATCATGGACGACTACATCATGGAGAAGAAGGTCGTCGTTCGCAACAATGACCAATATGATCATGGACAAAAATGA
- a CDS encoding acetate kinase codes for MIVLVVNAGSSTLKSQLIQTDGKICLMKALAEKIGQEGAAMRVSFPPDAEKRAVDIAGLDVAGCLAKLLDALAQQTASPIRSLAEIEAVGNRIVSGGEYFSEATIIDDDAFDKIKRCETLAPLHNPPADACIELLRTRLPEIPQVAVFDTAFHQTMPPKAYRYPLPKRYYDDYRIRRYGAHGTSHRYAAQQAANLLGRPLRDLGVITCHLGSGGSLAAVSGGESIDTTMGFTPLEGLMMGTRSGSIDPAIVTYIMRRDGISFDEMDRILNKDSGILGVSGVSGDMREVLEAADAGNADAELAIQMYTYTIQKAIGSLYAAMTRTDAVVMTAGIGENSAELRERIFSGLAHMGMILDKEKNQVVGAIGTNRIVSIDDSPIKICVVTTDEEMRIARETDALVTEARAGR; via the coding sequence ATGATCGTGCTCGTGGTGAACGCCGGAAGCTCCACCCTGAAAAGCCAGCTCATCCAAACCGACGGCAAGATCTGCCTCATGAAGGCGCTGGCCGAGAAGATCGGCCAGGAGGGCGCGGCCATGCGCGTGTCGTTCCCGCCGGACGCCGAGAAGCGCGCCGTGGACATCGCCGGCCTCGACGTGGCCGGCTGCCTGGCGAAGCTCCTCGACGCGCTCGCGCAGCAGACCGCCTCCCCCATCCGCTCGCTCGCCGAGATCGAGGCCGTGGGCAACCGCATCGTGTCGGGCGGCGAGTACTTCTCCGAGGCCACCATCATCGATGACGACGCCTTCGACAAGATCAAACGCTGCGAGACGCTGGCGCCTCTGCACAACCCGCCCGCCGACGCCTGCATCGAGCTTCTGCGGACCCGCCTGCCCGAGATCCCGCAGGTGGCCGTGTTCGACACGGCGTTTCACCAGACCATGCCGCCGAAGGCCTATCGCTACCCGCTGCCGAAGCGCTACTACGACGACTACCGCATCCGCCGCTACGGCGCGCACGGCACCTCGCATCGCTACGCTGCGCAGCAGGCCGCCAACCTGCTGGGGCGGCCCCTGCGCGACCTGGGCGTCATCACGTGCCATCTGGGAAGCGGGGGCAGCCTGGCCGCGGTGAGCGGCGGCGAGTCCATCGACACCACCATGGGGTTCACGCCGCTCGAGGGCCTGATGATGGGCACGCGCAGCGGCTCGATCGACCCCGCCATCGTCACCTATATCATGCGCCGCGACGGCATAAGCTTCGACGAGATGGACCGCATCCTCAACAAGGATTCTGGCATCTTGGGCGTCTCGGGCGTGTCCGGCGACATGCGCGAGGTGCTGGAGGCGGCCGACGCGGGCAACGCGGACGCCGAGCTGGCCATCCAGATGTACACCTACACCATCCAGAAGGCCATCGGCTCGCTCTACGCCGCCATGACCCGCACCGACGCCGTGGTGATGACGGCCGGCATCGGCGAGAACTCGGCGGAGCTGCGCGAGCGCATCTTCAGCGGGCTCGCGCACATGGGGATGATCCTGGACAAGGAGAAGAACCAGGTGGTGGGCGCTATCGGCACGAACCGCATCGTGTCCATCGACGACTCCCCCATCAAGATATGCGTCGTGACCACCGACGAGGAGATGCGCATCGCCCGCGAGACCGACGCCCTGGTGACCGAGGCGCGCGCCGGGCGCTGA
- a CDS encoding YegP family protein, producing the protein MGKFVIRKTDAGYHFVLKAGNGEIIATSETYQSKESCKGGIESVKKNAPDAEVVEED; encoded by the coding sequence ATGGGCAAGTTCGTCATCAGGAAGACCGACGCGGGATACCACTTCGTGCTGAAGGCCGGCAACGGCGAGATCATCGCCACGTCCGAGACGTACCAGTCGAAGGAGTCCTGCAAAGGCGGCATCGAAAGCGTGAAGAAGAACGCCCCCGACGCCGAGGTCGTGGAAGAGGACTAG
- a CDS encoding inorganic phosphate transporter, translated as MGYELAAFVTAFLSDPVLAIIVVLTLGATVVNGATDAPNAIATVVGTKAMKPGPAIAMAAVCNFIGLAGITMVSSAVALTIFKMVDFGGDNHAALIALAAAMVAIIVWGVAAWYFGIPTSQSHSLIAGITGAAIALQGGLAGVNGDEWVKVIYGLVISTFLGFGTGWLFTRLIKKVCLHLHRGRANTFFKWAQIVSGAGVAVLHGAQDGQKFLSLCMLGIMIAMSGTVDADVTFPFWLIVLVSAVMALGTAVGGKKIIKSVGMNMVKMEQYQGFAACLSACFCIGLATFTGMPVSTTHTKTTAIMGVGAEKSLRNVKWGLAGRMVGTWVLTFPGCGLLAFAFTHLFLMLF; from the coding sequence GTGGGATATGAGCTGGCGGCGTTTGTGACGGCTTTCCTCAGCGATCCTGTGCTCGCGATCATCGTCGTGCTGACGCTCGGGGCCACGGTGGTCAACGGCGCCACCGACGCGCCCAACGCCATCGCCACGGTAGTGGGAACGAAGGCCATGAAGCCGGGGCCCGCCATCGCCATGGCTGCGGTGTGTAACTTCATAGGCCTCGCGGGCATCACGATGGTGTCGTCGGCTGTGGCGCTCACCATCTTCAAGATGGTCGATTTCGGCGGCGACAACCATGCCGCGCTTATCGCCCTGGCCGCCGCCATGGTGGCCATCATCGTCTGGGGCGTGGCGGCGTGGTACTTCGGCATCCCCACCTCGCAGAGCCACTCGCTCATCGCCGGCATCACCGGCGCGGCCATCGCGCTGCAGGGAGGCCTGGCCGGCGTCAACGGCGACGAGTGGGTGAAGGTCATCTACGGCCTGGTTATCTCCACGTTCCTGGGCTTCGGCACGGGGTGGCTGTTCACGCGCCTCATAAAGAAGGTGTGCTTGCATCTGCACCGCGGGCGCGCCAACACGTTCTTCAAGTGGGCGCAGATCGTCTCGGGCGCGGGCGTGGCGGTGCTGCACGGCGCGCAGGACGGGCAGAAGTTCCTGTCGCTGTGCATGCTGGGCATCATGATAGCCATGTCGGGCACGGTGGACGCCGACGTGACGTTCCCGTTCTGGCTGATCGTCCTCGTGTCGGCCGTCATGGCGCTCGGCACGGCGGTGGGCGGCAAGAAGATCATCAAGTCTGTGGGCATGAACATGGTGAAGATGGAGCAGTACCAGGGATTCGCCGCGTGCCTGTCGGCGTGCTTCTGCATCGGCCTGGCCACGTTCACCGGCATGCCGGTGTCCACGACGCACACCAAGACCACCGCCATCATGGGCGTCGGCGCTGAGAAGAGCCTGCGCAACGTGAAATGGGGCCTCGCCGGCCGCATGGTGGGCACCTGGGTGCTGACGTTCCCCGGCTGCGGCCTTCTGGCCTTCGCCTTCACCCACCTGTTCCTGATGCTGTTCTAG